The genomic DNA CGAAGCGCTCGATTTCACCCGTACACGCCTGCCCGACGCGCAGCACTTCGCGATCGTCCGCAGTTTCATGGCTCACCATCAGGGCATGACGATCGTTGCAATCGCAAACACCTTGCTCGATGCAGTGATGCGAGTGCGCTTTCATCGCGAGCCGATGATCCAGGCGAGCGAACTGCTGCTGCAGGAACGCATGCCGCGCGACGTGGCCGTGGCGCATCCTCGCGCGGAGGAAGTGAATACGTCCGCTGTGGACACCTATGCGATGCCGCCGACGCTGCGGCGCATCGCCCACACGACGGCGGCCAGCGGGCCGCCAATTACGCATCTGCTGTCCAATGGACGGTATGTGGTGATGCTCACCGCCACCGGCGCCGGTTACAGCCGCTGGCGTGAACTCGCAATCACGCGCTGGCGAGAAGACGCCACCCGCGATCACTGGGGCTCGTTCATCTACCTGCGCGATACGCTGGACACCCAGGTGTGGTCTGCGAGCGCGCAACCGTGCGCGACGGAAGCCGAATACGGCGAAGTCGTGTTCGGCGAAGATCATGCGGAGTTTACGCGTCGCGACGGATCGCTGACCACGACGATGGACGTGCTGGTTTCTGGCGAAGCGGACGGCGAAGTTCGGCGTGTCTCGCTCGCGAACAGCGGGCGCAGCACGCGTGAGATCGAACTGACCTCATACATCGAACTTACACTGGCTACGCCGGCTGCCGACAACGCGCATCCGGCGTTTTCGCGAATGTTCGTGCAGACGGAGCATCTTGCCGAATTCGAAGCGCTGGTGGCGACGCGGCGTCCGCGCTCGCATGACGAGGCTCAGGTCTGGGTCGCGCATTTCGCCGTGGTCGAGGGCGAGATTGTCGCCGAACCTCAGTACGAAACGGATCGGCTACGCTTTCTGGGCCGCGGGGGAAATACCCGCATGGCCGCATCGACCGTCTGCAACCGTCCGCTCTCCAATACCACGGGTACGGTGCTCGATCCGGTCTTCTCGCTGCGCTATCGCGTGCAGGTACCGCCCGGCAAGGTGGTGCGCGTCACGTTCTGGACCGTGGTGGCCGGATCGCGCACGCAGTTGCTCGATCTCATCGACCAGCATCACGACCGCAACGCGTTCGATCGCGCCAAAACCCTCGCGTGGACGCAAGCTCAGGTGCAATTACGCTACCTCGACGTGGAGGTCGACGAGGCTGCGGACTTTCAGCGGCTCGCGGCGCCGATCCTGTATGCCGACCCGCGCTTCAGGGCGACGCCCGAGGCCATCGTGCGCGGCGCCGGCCCTCAATCGGCGTTGTGGCCGCACGGGATTTCGGGGGACCTGCCGATCGTGCTGCTGCGCATCGGCGATGTCGAAGATATCGCGCAGGTCCGGCAGCTATTGAAGGCACACGAATACTGGCGCATGAAGCGGCTGGCGGTCGATCTCGTGATCGTCAACGAACGGGCTTCGTCGTATATCCAGGAGTTGCAGGGGGCGATTGAAACTGCGGTGCGCAGCAGTCAGTCGCGACCACGCTTCGACGGCGAACTCGCGCAGGGTTCGATCTACGTGCTGCGTGCCGACCTGATGAGCACCGAGACCAGGGCGCTGCTGCTATCGGCCGCGCGTATTGCGCTGCTGGCGCGCCGCGGCGCCATCGCTGCCCAGCTTGGTTACCTGACGCAAATGCCGGCACGCTCACCCGCGCCTCGCCGGCAAAAAACACCGTGGTTATCGCCCCGGCAGGAGCCTCCTGATGCGTCCGCGGGGCCGACGCTCACCGCGGGCCTTGAGTTTTTTAATGGCTTGGGCGGCTTTGCCCGCAACGGCCATGAATACGTGACAGTGCTCGCTGCGCAGTCCAGCACACCGGCACCATGGATCAATGTGGTTGCCAACAGCGGTTTCGGCTTCCAGGTCGCTGCGGAAGGCACCGGTTATACGTGGGCCGAAAACAGCCGCGAAAATCAGCTCACACCATGGTCGAACGATCCCGTCGAAGACCCTGCTGGCGAAGCCATTTACGTGCGCGATGAAAGCACCGGCGACGTATGGACGCCCACTGCACAGCCGATTCGCGACGGCGGCGTGTACGTCGCGCGTCACGGGTACGGCTACAGCCGCTTCGAGCACGACGCGAACGGCATTGCACTCGGCTTGCTGCAATACGTGCCGCGGGCTGATCCGTTGAAGATTACCCGGCTGACATTACGCAATCTGTCCGGTCGCAGACGGCGGCTATCGGTTACGGCGTGGCTCGAATGGGTCCTCGGTACCTCGCGAGGCGCATCGGCACCGTTCGTCATGACGGAAATCGACTCGCTCACGGGGGCGATGCTGGCGCGTAATCCCTGGAATACCGCATTCGGTACGCGTATCGCATTCGCCGACCTGAGCGGCCGGCAAACGGCGTGGACGGCGAATCGCACGGAGTTCCTCGGCCGCCACGGCGACGCGGCCGCGCCTGCCGCATTGACTGGCAATGCGCCGCTGTCCGGCACGACCGGTGCGGGGCTCGACCCATGCGCCGCACTGCAAACTTTCGTCGAGCTGGGACCACACGAGACGTTCGAAGTGGTCGCGTTCGTCGGCCAATGCGCAAGCGTCGCCGATGCGCGGGCGCTGATCGAACGTTATCGCGCCGCAGACCTCGACGCAGTGCTTGCCGACGTGAAACGCCATTGGCAGAACGTGCTGGGCGCAATCCAGGTGAAGACGCCAGATCGGGCGATGGACCTGATGCTCAACGGCTGGCTGCTGTATCAGACGCTCGCCTGCCGCATCGAAGCACGCTCGGCGTTCTATCAGGCAAGCGGCGCATACGGGTTTCGCGACCAGTTGCAGGACATGATGGCGCTGACGCACGTGCGGCCCGACGAAACGCGGCGGCACCTGCTGCGTGCCGCGTCGCGGCAATTCGTCGAAGGCGACTTCCAGCATTGGTGGCTGCCACACTCGGGACAAGGTGTGCGCACGCGGATTTCCGACGACCGCCTGTGGCTCGCCTACGCGGCGGCGACGTATATCGGCTGCACAGGCGATCGCGCGGTGCTGGACGAGATCGTGCCTTTCCTCGACGGTCCGCTGCTGCAACCCGGCGAGCACGACACTTTCTTCCAGCCCATGCTAGCCGAGGACTCGGCTTCACTATTCGAACATTGCGCGCGTGGTCTCGATCAATGTATCGAATTGACTGGGGCGCACTGTTTGCCGCTCATGGGCACCGGTGACTGGAACGACGGGATGAACCGCGTCGGCGCAAACGGCAAGGGAGAAAGCGTCTGGCTCGGCTGGCTGCTGTTGCGCACGATTGAGCTGTTCGCGCCGTTTGCCCAATCCCACGATCCGGCACGCGGAGAGCGCTGGCGCGCACATGAGGTGTCGGTGCGCGACGCACTGGAGGGTAACGCATGGGATGGCGAATGGTACCGCCGTGCAACTTTTGACGACGGCAGCTGGCTCGGATCGAACACCAACGACGAATGCCGGATCGATTCGATTGCCCAGTCGTGGGCCGTACTGTCAGGCGCAGCCGATCCAGAGCGCGCGAAGCTTGCGATGGCCGCGCTGGACAAGCACCTGATCCGTCAGGATGAGAGGATTGCGTTGCTGTTCACGCCGCCGTTCGATAAGTCGTTGCGTGATCCCGGCTATATCAAGAGCTACCCGCCGGGGCTGCGCGAGAACGGCGGCCAGTATAGCCATGCGGCGATGTGGGCGATCTTCGCGTTCACGAAACTGCACGACGGCAACCGGGCCGCCCGTTTGTTTTCGCTGCTCAATCCGATCAATCACGCGCGTACGCCGATCGAGACCGAACGCTACAAGGTCGAGCCCTACGTGGTCGCGGCCGATGTCTACTCGGTCGCGCCACATGTCGGGCGCGGCGGTTGGACGTGGTACACAGGGTCGGCCGGATGGATGTACCGGGCGGGGGTCGAGGGCATTCTGGGGATTCGCAGGAAAGGAGATTTTCTGGTGGTGAATCCGTGTATTCCAGATTCGTGGCCAGGCTTTGAAGCGACGGTCTATGTGCATTCAACGCGCTACGACATTCGCGTGGAGTCAGCCCCGGGGCCTCGCGCGATGCATAGTGTGCTTGACAGTGAAGCTGTCGATTGCAGCGACGATGGTGTGTACGTGCCGCTTGATGCCCGCTCGCATAGGCTGTCGATTTCGTTGTGCACGGGTGTGGCCGAGAAAATGAACTCGCCCGAGCCAGCCGTGTGAGGTCCACGGAAGCCATTCGCACGATGGGTGATACGGGCCGCTCCGAAGAGACAAAGCCCGGCGAGGAGGTCGCTGAAACCCGATCTCCGTCGCCGGAGACCGCGCCCTTCAACTTTACAGCGGCTGAATGTTAGCCGCCTACAGACCCTTCGGCCCCTGCTTCGTTTCGAAGCTCACCTTCTGATTTTCGGCCAGCGTCCTAAAGCCATCGCCCGTAATTTCTGAGAAGTGAGCGAACAGGTCGTCGCCGCCCTTGTCCGGGGTGATGAAGCCAAAGCCTTTGCTGCCGCTGAACCATTTGACGGTACCGGTATCCATAAAAAACCCTTGAGAAAAATACGTAGATTTGCTCGATTAAAGCGCTCACGAAGCGTCAAGGAGGGAGCGGACAACGAATACCGCTGGGGAGCGATCAATTGATGAACAGCAATCGGACTTCTTGAACTTCCAAAGGCAGACTACCTGCCGCGTAGCGCCAGCGCGTTCGTCATCCTCGGCGACGGACACTCGTTAGGAAGCGGACGAAGGGTTCGCCGGGCTGGGATCTTCACCCCTGCGGCGTCGGGATAGCAGAGCCCGCCGCATTTACCACCCGGCCGAGTTATCGAACGGCTATCCCGGGCAGGCTTGCCAAGACTCGCTCAAGGGACGGTACGGCCGGGAATCGCTCCATGGGTTGCATCGCGTCGAAGCGGCAGGTTACCCGTCGATGGGCCGGCAGCCTCTTCGAACGGAGGCTGGTGACGAAAGCCCGCATGTCCCGAAACGATCGCGATAATTGCACCCACGATCAGGGCCGCAAACGAGAACCATGACGCGCGCGCCACATTGCGTGCGGCGGTGTCGGCCGCCTGGCGGACTTCAGCTTGCGCCTGTGGGCTGGACGCTTCCGATGTGGCAGAAGCAATTGCACCTTGGACCCGTTGCGTCAATGCGCTTGCCATCGATCCGTCGGCTCCGGATCTGTCCATCGTTGCGCCGACGGTCACCCCGGTCGACGCTACATTTCCAGCGACGTTCACCGCGCTGCCAAGCAGGGACGACGCTCCGTAGATGACCATCAGAATCATGACCGCCCAGGCAAGCAGCCCATGCAGCCATCCGAGTACGGGTGCACATCGACCCGCGAAGTAGGAACCGACAAAAACGGCGATCACCGTCATAACGATCAGGTACGCTCCCGAGGAGAAGCCGAAACCCTGCAACGGATTGAGCCGGGAAAGCGGTGCAAGCGCCGACATGCCAATCGCTGCGCCAAGCACGCTCAGGATCAGGTATGCGACAAGCGAGAGAATCACGCCTGCGAATACGGAGCCCCACGAGACGCGTGGTAGCCCACTTTGGGTGGTCAAAAGTTTCATGGATATGCCTGCCTGGTTTGAGGTCCGAAATATATTGAACGCAGCGTTTTCCGCGTTCTACCATAGCGAGCGCAACCGCCATACCCAATCCGCGGAGCCAATCTACCGCAGGGCGGTATCGGCCAGCAGCTTTACGTTAAGGGCCACGATCACCCCTGTCACAAGCCAGGCGAGCGTCTTGACCCAGGTGCGAATGACAAATACACCCATTTGCCGTTTGTCGGAGACGAACCGTACCAGTGGGATTACTGCAAACGGCAACTGCATGGAAAGGATTACCTGGCTTAACAGAAGCAGGTGCGCCGTGCCCTTGTCGCCGTAGATCGCCGTCACCACGACTACCGGTACGATCGCGATGCCACGGGTTGGGTGAGGAGGTGCCTCGACCAGGCCGGAATGCGCAGCTTCAGAAAGCCTTCCATGACGATTTGACCGGCAAGCGTTGCCGTGACCGTGGAATTCAATCCGGAGGCGAGCAGCGCAAGCGCGAACAACGTCGATGCAACGCCAATACCGAGCCGCGGCGACAGCAGTCGAAACGCTTCGCTAATTTCGGCCACATTGGTGTAGCCGGCCTTGTGAAAGGTCGACGCGGCAACGATCAGGATCGCCGCGTTAATAAAGCGCGCGAGCATCAACGCGATGGTGCTGTCGACGGTCGCCCAGCGTATCGCGTTGCGGCGCCCCGCTTCGGTTTCGGGTAGGCTCTGGTCTGCACGATCGACGAGTGCAGATACATTGTGCGGCATGACAGTCGCACCGATGATGCCGATGGCCAGGTAAAGCATTTCGGGGTTCGTGACGATTTCAGGCGACGGCACGAAGCCGCGCAGCACGGCAGCAACCGGAGGTGCGGCAGCTACGATCTGGAATGTGAAGCACAGGGCAATGACAAGCAGCAATGTGATGACGAATGCTTCAAGAAAGCGAAAACCCCGGCTCATGAGGACCAGCAAAAGAAAGGCGTCGAGCGCGGTAATGATCGCACCGGCTGTCAATGGAATGCCGAACAGTAGCCGCAGCGCGATCGCCGTGCCGATGACCTCCGCCAGATCGCACGCAATAATCGCTGCCTCGCGCGCGACCCATAATCCTAGATTGACGGGTCTCGAATAGTGCGCCCGGCACGCCCGCGCGAGGTCGCGCCCCGTCGCAACGCCGAGCCGTACCGACAGCGCCTGCAGCAAGATCGCCATCAGGTTCGATACCAGTATGACCGCAAACAGCGTATAGCCGAAGCGAGAACCGCCGGCGATATCCGTCGCCCAGTTGCCTGGATCCATGTAGCCGACAGAAATCAGGTAACCCGGGCTCGCAAACGGAAGAAAGCGCCCGACCCACGGACCTCGCCCTGGCACCCCAATAGACCAGTGCACCTCCGGCAAACTGCGGTCCATTGTCCA from Paraburkholderia edwinii includes the following:
- a CDS encoding cold-shock protein; its protein translation is MDTGTVKWFSGSKGFGFITPDKGGDDLFAHFSEITGDGFRTLAENQKVSFETKQGPKGL
- a CDS encoding divalent metal cation transporter gives rise to the protein MTAIYGDKGTAHLLLLSQVILSMQLPFAVIPLVRFVSDKRQMGVFVIRTWVKTLAWLVTGVIVALNVKLLADTALR
- a CDS encoding Nramp family divalent metal transporter; the encoded protein is MDRSLPEVHWSIGVPGRGPWVGRFLPFASPGYLISVGYMDPGNWATDIAGGSRFGYTLFAVILVSNLMAILLQALSVRLGVATGRDLARACRAHYSRPVNLGLWVAREAAIIACDLAEVIGTAIALRLLFGIPLTAGAIITALDAFLLLVLMSRGFRFLEAFVITLLLVIALCFTFQIVAAAPPVAAVLRGFVPSPEIVTNPEMLYLAIGIIGATVMPHNVSALVDRADQSLPETEAGRRNAIRWATVDSTIALMLARFINAAILIVAASTFHKAGYTNVAEISEAFRLLSPRLGIGVASTLFALALLASGLNSTVTATLAGQIVMEGFLKLRIPAWSRHLLTQPVASRSYR